TGGAGTTCACCTACCTCGCCATCTACTACGGGATGGAGGTGTTCATCCAAAATATAGGCTTGGTTGTGGGAGTATGGATAGCCGACCGGTACATAGCCCTGTTGCTGATCAAAGGTAGACGGCACTAGGTAGGCCGTATTGCCAATGGTTTCTGTCTGCCCGTACACATTAAAAAACTGAACGCGATCGCCGAAAAACTGGCGGAGATTATGCAGTAGGATGCAGGGCGTTAGCTCTCCTGAGAGGATCAAGAAGCGTAGGTTGAGTTCAGACGCTTCCAGTCGCAGTTCAGCCGATTCGTTGATGATTTGCAGCGCGTAGCGCCAGATAGATGGAACGCCATCAAAAATAGTGACGCGCTGCTGTCGCATCAGGTGCAGGAGGTGGATCGGATTTTTAGTTTGATCACGAGTAGCGATGACAACTGTGGCACCTGCCATAAGGGGCAGAAACAGTTGCCGCACTGACGATGAAAAAGAGAACGAGGCAACGTGTAAATAGATATCCTGGGTCTGCACTGGAACAAGTTGATGTAGTGCGGTGATATATCGCACAATGTTAGCCCGAGGCATCTTCACGCCTTTAGGTTTGCCTGTAGAGCCAGAGGTATACATGACATAAGCCAAGTGATCCGCACTCAACTCAAGGGCTAGGGGCTCCTGACTCTCTTGGGCGATCGCACCCCAATCAGTGTCTAGGCACATCAACTGAATGGCAGGTAAATGGGGAAAGC
The Candidatus Obscuribacterales bacterium DNA segment above includes these coding regions:
- a CDS encoding amino acid adenylation domain-containing protein → MLLQTIAERPPTAIALVCGDRQLTYQDLDRRSNQLACYLHHTHLNTNALVGIYLDRSIEMVVAMLGILKAGLTYVPLDPHYPSDRIHFIAQETQLSIVLTHTDLRDRFPHLPAIQLMCLDTDWGAIAQESQEPLALELSADHLAYVMYTSGSTGKPKGVKMPRANIVRYITALHQLVPVQTQDIYLHVASFSFSSSVRQLFLPLMAGATVVIATRDQTKNPIHLLHLMRQQRVTIFDGVPSIWRYALQIINESAELRLEASELNLRFLILSGELTPCILLHNLRQFFGDRVQFFNVYGQTETIGNTAYLVPSTFDQQQGYVPVGYPYSHNQAYILDEHLHPVVDGEVGELHMAGGCLAHGYMNREDLTAEKFIDQPWAHGPSRLFKTGDLARCSPDGCIELLGRTDFQV